A segment of the Candidatus Jettenia caeni genome:
ATACAAGGGCACCCCAAGGGTTAAGAGAGAGATAAACGGCAACCAACACATCACGGCAGATGGCGGTCTCTTTATTTCACTATATGCAATAGAACTGACCGATACGATATAAAGTGCTTCTATTCCTGCGCCATACAATATCTTACTATGAAAGGAGTTGGTAACAATAGCAGCGCCTAAAAGAACATTTAACCCCCGGCACAATCCCATGATTATAAAACTTAACCACGGAATTCTCCTGGCAAGCTTATTATAGAGAAGGATAAACATTACCAGAAGCAACACAATGGTAAAAACCCATGTCCTTTGAATAGCAAAAAATGGTAAAAGATTATTTTCACTTATCAGAAAACTGATAAGTAATGCCATACCTATTAAGATTGAGGATACAGCAAGCGCTGTCTTCGGACATATCCGCCCTGAGGGCATCGGGCGTAATGGCCTTTCTTCTTTATCTATTTCATAATCGGCATAATCATTCAGAATTAAACCTGAAATATATAAGGATAATGAAATAATAATCACGGGAAAAATCACAGAGAGTTCATTTTTGGCAATACCGGCAAGAAAAGCCCCAACCAAAATATCCCCGGGCACAGTAAAAAGATTTGGAAGACGAACAAGCTCCAACCAACTGTGTAAAATCTCAACGTGATAAAATACTTCTCTGTTTTTCATTGAATCACTATGATTACCTCTGATAGTATGAAACGGGAACAGGTTCGATATGATAATTTGGCTTCCACTTTGGCGACTGACTATAAAACTCATGCGCATTATCGTGAAAGAGCCGTTTAAGAGTTTCTTCCCTATAACCATCGTTTCGTAAAAATTCTATAGTCTTCGGTAAAGATAACGGA
Coding sequences within it:
- a CDS encoding putative UbiA prenyltransferase, encoding MKNREVFYHVEILHSWLELVRLPNLFTVPGDILVGAFLAGIAKNELSVIFPVIIISLSLYISGLILNDYADYEIDKEERPLRPMPSGRICPKTALAVSSILIGMALLISFLISENNLLPFFAIQRTWVFTIVLLLVMFILLYNKLARRIPWLSFIIMGLCRGLNVLLGAAIVTNSFHSKILYGAGIEALYIVSVSSIAYSEIKRPPSAVMCWLPFISLLTLGVPLYITGISLLKMCAFFITFAWIFYIIGHIRYYREQIPARIGDLIRSLLLIQCTLITIGMEPQQRYYHLSLIAFLLLLFFTSGLASRKFYSS